CGGAATGCCCAAAGCGGCGATTGAAGTCGGGGCTGTAGACAAAGTAGTTCGTCTGCAGGACATAGCCCGGGAAATTATTAATGAACTCTAAAGTTTTCGAGTATTTGCCCGATTTTAATAATAGAGAGACCGATGAGGGGACTGATGAGCCATGAAAATCGGACCTGCAAATGGACCGGATGCCGCCAAGGTTTACGGTATCCAGCAGAGGTTGTCGAAGAAAACCGAGAAGCAGGAACAAGGTGGTCGGATCGCCGATAGCTTTGAGCCATCAGTTGAGATAAAGGAGTTGCCGTTATTCAAGGAGCGCCTGCAGGAAATTTCCGAGGTCAGGGAAGATCTGGTCGCCCGGCTTCGCCAGGAGATTGCGGCGGGTACTTACGAACCCGACCCGGAACGGATTGCGAAAGGGATATTGGAGGAATTAAACCTGAACCGGCGGTAATAACCGCCGGTTTTCAACAGCGTTGATTAACAACATATAAAGCAATTATTTCTTGTCACCAAGTTTACGGTCACTGAAAAGCATGGGACTGCCAGTGACCGCAATTCTTTGCGTAAGAAGGTTGAAGGTTTCTAAGGCAACAGGGATTGGCCGGGTGAGGCCCTTTGAAGGTGATTGGTAAAGATGAAAGTCGGAGCAGGCGGCTTACAGTCACAGGTAATGTTTGAAAGCGACGCGGCCCGGCGCGAGGGGATCGCCCGCAGCGAAGTCCAGGCACGCACGGAAGTAGCTCCTGAGCTTCGGAATGTCCCCGACGTCGAGAGGTTGGTACGGTTGGTTGAACAGCTTAATAACGCAGCGGTCATGTACAACTATCCTTTTAGATTTCGAACGAAAAGGGTAAAGGATTCGGTCACTGTTTTGCGTTATGAGGATGATGAACCGGATTCGGAGGATGAGGTTTCACCTGAGGAACTGGAAACGATTAGGCGGCGGCTCGAACGGGAGGGCTCTCTGGACGAGAGCGTGTAGTCGCAAGTCGCGGTGCGAGTTAAAAGTCCTCAGTCCTGAGTCGAAAGTCCTCAGTTCAAATGAATCCAGAATCCAAGAGAAATGGTCTTATACCGGCTACCGATTACTGTCTACGTCTACTAAATTACAAACCGGAGCATATGCGAAAGGTGAATGAGATGAGCGATTACTCTAAAGAAGGCACTAAGATCGATAAATTCTACGACTCGCTGGAGGGGTTGCTCCGCCGACAGGGGGAGATAGTGAAGGCGTTGCTGAACGGCACGGAGAAACAGATAAACGCCCTGCGCGACGCGGACTCGGATGCTTTGATCAAACTGGCCGGGGAACAATCGGACCTTGTCGGTGAGCTGGCCCGGCTGGAGGGGATCAGGTATGAGTCTCAGGTAAATGTCGCCAAGGACTTCGGGTTAAAACGCGACGCCTCTCTGCGCGAGTTGCTCGACCGGGCTCCGGAAAGGCAACGCGTACACCTTACGACGTTAGGAAAAGGCTTACGGGCCGATTTGCGGGCTTTGCGCGAGGCGTTGGACATCTGCCGGGTCATGACTTGGCGCGGCCTGCAATACAATACCCTACTCATGAGGGAAATCGGCCTGGTCGAGGACAATACTTACGGATCCGAGGGTGAGGTTAGTCAGGCTAAGCCGTCGCAAGCGATCGACAGTGTAGTATAGAAAGAGCGGGGGGTTTGGGATGATTTCAACATTCTTCGGTCTTGAGATTGCCAGGCGCGGCATTATGGCGGGACGGACAGCGATGGATACCGCCGCCCATAACCTTGCGAACGCCGATACCGAGGGGTATACCCGCCAGGACGCGGTCCACGCCGCCACATCACCTTACACCTATCCGACGAGGGAGCAGATAATCGTCCCGGGCCAACTCGGCACCGGCGTCGAAATCACCACTATCCGCCGCGTCCGGGACGAGCTTCTTGATAAACAGTTGCGTAACGCTTTGGGGGAGGCGGGTTACTGGGAAGAGCGGGAGGACGCCCTTTCGCGCGTAGAGGCGGTTTTCCCCGAGCCGTCGGAATACGGGCTCCAGAGCTTAATCGGTAAGTTTTTCAACAACTGGCACGAGTTGAACAACAGCCCGCAGGACGTGGGTCTTAAGGCCGCCGTGAGGGTAGCGGGCGAGGAACTTACGGTTGCCGTGCGGCAAACGTACGGCCAGTTGGAAGAAAACGAGCGCAACCTGAGGGAACTGGCACAGGATCAGGTCGATACAATCAACAGCGTCGCTGAAGAGGTCGGCAGCCTGAACCAGATGATTCAGAGGCTGGTGCTCATGGGAGCGCAGCCGAACGATCTTATGGACCGTCGTGATGTGCTTCTCGACAAGCTGGCGGTCATAGGCACGCAAACGGCGGAAATCCAGAGTGACGGTACCGTGGTGGTTTCCCTGTTTGGGAAGGAACTGGTGCATGCGGACGGCACCTACGAAACGGTAACTATTGAGGATCCTTTCGCAGGAACTGAGGACAGTCTTGTTCTTTCTTTCTCATCGGGTGAAACAGTCGACATAACCGCGGCGGCTAATGCATATACCCTGTCGGGCTCCCTGGTGGGCGTCGAAAGTTCCAGGCAGAAGGTCAAGGGTTACATGGAAGATCTGGACACCCTGGCCGACACGATCCGTGACGAGGTGAATACCGCCCACGAGACCGATTTCTTTAACCCGGCGTCAACCGGGGCGGCAGACTTTGACCTGAGCGACGATGTTAAAGACGACCTCAACAACATCGACGGCACCAAGGCCCTGGCCGTAGCCGGACTGCGCGACGACCTGGTTATGGCGGACGGCACCGCGACTTTTGAGGGCTTCTACCGGCAGCTTGTTACCAGGATAGGCGAAGACATGCGGGGCGCCGGCGAACGCACCCTGGGAGCGCGCGTCGTTAGTGAACAGCTGCAAAACCTGCGGCAGTCGGTTTCCGGGGTGTCCGTGGACGAAGAGCTGACAAAAATATCTCAATACCAGTACGCCTTCCAGGCCTGTTCGCGTGTGGTCAGCATTATGGACAGCCTTCTCGACACCTTGATTAACCGGATGGCGGTATAGAATTAGTAGTCAGTAGTCAGAAGGTGGAAGTCCGAAGTTGCGAGTCGCGGGTTATGGGTTGCGAGTTAAGTCCTAAGTCGAAAGTCCTCGGTCCTTAGTCAGGGATCGGGGAATGGGAAACACGGGTTTGGGGGTACGGGTTTAGGAAATAGGAACCATCGTCTTCATATTCTCAAGACTAAGGACTGACAACTAGGGACTCGGGACTAAGGAATTTGGAGGGGAAGCCGATGCGGATAAGCCACAGCATGATCGCCCAGAACATGATGCGGTACATACAGACCAACCTTGAGGGTCTTACTAAATCGCAGGAGATGATGTCCACCGGCAGGAAGGTCAATAAGCCCAGCGACGATCCCCCGGCGACTAATAATATTATAAGTGTACATACCGCCTTAGATATTAACCACCAGTACACGCGTAATATCAATGATGGTTTGGCCTGGCAGAACCAAACGGATGCGGCCCTCGGATACGCCATGGATCTCTTACACCGGGCACGAGACCTTGCGGTACAGGGCGCCAGCGGCACCCTGACGACCGAGGATATGCAGGCGATAGCCCGCCAGGTCGATGGTGTTATTGACGGTATGGTTACCGTAGCAAACAGTAACTTAGGCAGTAAGTACATTTTCGCCGGCACACAGAATGCGACGCCTCCTTTTACGGTAAACAAGGTGGCCGAAACAGTAACGTATAACGGCAACACCGACACAGTCTTGCGGGAAATAGCCAGCGATTTTACGGTGCAGGTTGACGCGGGAGGAGCGGTCTTTGGGGCCACAGGTACGGGAAGTGTCACCACCGGGGTGTTTTTTACGTTATTCCAGCTTCGTGACGCGCTCGACGCAGGGGATAACGCCACGGTAAGCAGTACAATAGGAGATGTTGATCAGAGGATCGATGAGATACTTGTGTATCGCGTGGGGACTGGTTCGCGTACCAACCAACTGGAGTCCTTAAAGTCCCAGCTTGAGGACCAGGAGGTTCGTTTTACCGGTGTCCTTTCCGGCTTACAGGACGCCGATATCGCCCGAGCCAGCATCCAATTCGGCCAGCAACAGCTCGCCTACGAAGCTACCCTTTCCGCCGGAGCGAGGCTTTTGCAAACCTCACTTCTTGACTTCTTGAAGTAATATTGGTTGCGGAATTACGTTAAAGAAAGGAAAGGCAGGGGATAAGTCTAGAACCCCTGCCTTATTTGCGGTCGTCCAAGAACCTGCCCGTCGTCTGGGCGTGTTTCAAATATGCCAGTACATTCTTCCCTTCACGCATCTGACGCAGCAACCGGGCAAGTTCTTCCCGGTGGGCAATTAATAACCCGCCGGCCCACTCGTTCAACTCCCCGATTTCCGCCTGCAGCAATATGCTTTCCTGTCCGTCGGCCGTGTTTTCAGGAGCGCATTCTTTCAGATCGTCGATTAATTTCTGGCGGGTAGCAAGGAGTTCCATGATTTCGTCCACCGGACGTGCGGCCTCTTCGTTTTTTTCCTCCGCCGGGAGACACAATCCTTCGGCCGCAGCCGCTAACCTTCTGGTGGTTTCGAGCATCTCTTTAAGGATTGCCAACCTTCCCGCCATTATTCTTCACCTTCGTCTGCTTTTCCGTTGAGAGCTTCCCGCCAAGTATCACGAAGCTGATCAAGAAAAATAACCGCTTCCTTTATCAGATCTGTATCTTTACTCATGTTTGCTTGAACCAGGCAGCGCAAAATAAATTCATAAAGAGTGGCCAGGTTTTTGCCTACCTCGATTTCGGTGTTTACGGTCGATGCAAGATATTCGACGATGTCTTGAGCGCGAATCAGGGAATGGTGCGCGGCAGGAAAATCACGTTTATCTATATGTGCGGCTGCCTGCCGGGCAAAGCGGGCGGCGCCTTCAAAGAGAGACAAGGCAAGACGGCCCTGATCGGCGGTTAGGATTGCGTTATCGTGGTACTGCTGGTATGGATTGGTGAGTGACATAAGGCGTTAACCTCCTTGAGATTGTTTTGTCAACCAGGCGCTCTGTGTGTTGAATTGAGCTATCGCCTGTTCCATTGCCGTAAACTGACGCCAGTAGCGCTCTTCCAAAGTTGTAAGACGATCCTCCGTGTCGGAGATCCGGTCTTCAAGGTCACGAATAGACTCGGCGATGTAGCTTTCGTCAAAGAGTGAAAAAGTACTTGGATATCCCGCCTCATCGGTTAAGCGGTCTGCGAGTTTGTTAACCTCGTCGTAGAGCCTTACACCTATGCCCTGCTGTTCGTAGGTGTACGCGTCATCATCCGCCGTGAAAAGACGCATGACTGCATCCGGGTTGGTGCTGATCGCCTCGCGGAGCTTCGT
This window of the Bacillota bacterium genome carries:
- the flgM gene encoding flagellar biosynthesis anti-sigma factor FlgM, with translation MKIGPANGPDAAKVYGIQQRLSKKTEKQEQGGRIADSFEPSVEIKELPLFKERLQEISEVREDLVARLRQEIAAGTYEPDPERIAKGILEELNLNRR
- a CDS encoding flagellar protein FlgN; the encoded protein is MRKVNEMSDYSKEGTKIDKFYDSLEGLLRRQGEIVKALLNGTEKQINALRDADSDALIKLAGEQSDLVGELARLEGIRYESQVNVAKDFGLKRDASLRELLDRAPERQRVHLTTLGKGLRADLRALREALDICRVMTWRGLQYNTLLMREIGLVEDNTYGSEGEVSQAKPSQAIDSVV
- the flgK gene encoding flagellar hook-associated protein FlgK, giving the protein MISTFFGLEIARRGIMAGRTAMDTAAHNLANADTEGYTRQDAVHAATSPYTYPTREQIIVPGQLGTGVEITTIRRVRDELLDKQLRNALGEAGYWEEREDALSRVEAVFPEPSEYGLQSLIGKFFNNWHELNNSPQDVGLKAAVRVAGEELTVAVRQTYGQLEENERNLRELAQDQVDTINSVAEEVGSLNQMIQRLVLMGAQPNDLMDRRDVLLDKLAVIGTQTAEIQSDGTVVVSLFGKELVHADGTYETVTIEDPFAGTEDSLVLSFSSGETVDITAAANAYTLSGSLVGVESSRQKVKGYMEDLDTLADTIRDEVNTAHETDFFNPASTGAADFDLSDDVKDDLNNIDGTKALAVAGLRDDLVMADGTATFEGFYRQLVTRIGEDMRGAGERTLGARVVSEQLQNLRQSVSGVSVDEELTKISQYQYAFQACSRVVSIMDSLLDTLINRMAV
- the flgL gene encoding flagellar hook-associated protein FlgL, yielding MRISHSMIAQNMMRYIQTNLEGLTKSQEMMSTGRKVNKPSDDPPATNNIISVHTALDINHQYTRNINDGLAWQNQTDAALGYAMDLLHRARDLAVQGASGTLTTEDMQAIARQVDGVIDGMVTVANSNLGSKYIFAGTQNATPPFTVNKVAETVTYNGNTDTVLREIASDFTVQVDAGGAVFGATGTGSVTTGVFFTLFQLRDALDAGDNATVSSTIGDVDQRIDEILVYRVGTGSRTNQLESLKSQLEDQEVRFTGVLSGLQDADIARASIQFGQQQLAYEATLSAGARLLQTSLLDFLK
- the fliS gene encoding flagellar export chaperone FliS, which produces MSLTNPYQQYHDNAILTADQGRLALSLFEGAARFARQAAAHIDKRDFPAAHHSLIRAQDIVEYLASTVNTEIEVGKNLATLYEFILRCLVQANMSKDTDLIKEAVIFLDQLRDTWREALNGKADEGEE